GTTGCAGGAGACTCTTTCACTGCCCTCTGTGCCCTACTTTCAGCCCTACAGTCAGGGCAAAGATGGAGGAACATATAAATGGACACATTAAAAATGCTTTGCCTTTCAAAGGTATGTTGGTATTAAATATAGTTTATAGTTATAAATATAGTTATATGCACTTGTTTTCAGAACTTCTGTAGTGTCTTTGTTGACTTAAAAGTTGCTATCACATTGTACAGTTCAGTGCATTCATCAGCAAGAAAAaacttgtttttattaaatatatttttctttcctcttcacCACATTGCTTGATGGCATCCATACCCTTTTGCTTTTACTATAGAGGATTGGatggtcattattttatttatgctttTGTTAACATGTACACTCTGTTAGATAAATTGATTGCATTCTATATAACTACGTTTAAactacatgtgttttttttctctcttacaGACAAAATTATATGCCGGTGCAGGCTGCCATGTAGGAGGACAGGACACTTTCACTGCCCTGTCTGTAACAGGACAATCATACGGCGTAGGGATATGGCAAGGCATTTATTATCATGTCAGCATTCTTCAATAACAAGTCAGCCACCACTGTCAGGACTGCTCCCCGCTGCACTCTCCGAGGAGCCCCGTCTCCCTCCCGCTGCACTCTCCGAGGAGCCCCGTCTCCCTCCCGCTGCACTCTCCGAGGAGCCCCGTCTCCCTCCCGCTGCACTCTCCGAGGAGCCCCGTCTCCCTCCCGCTGCACTCTCCGAGGAGCCCCGTCTCCCTCCCGCTGCACTCTCCGAGGAGCCCCGTCACCCTCCCGCTGCACTCTCCGAGGAGCCCCGTCACCCTCCCGCTGCACTCTCCGAGGAGCCCCGTCACCCTCCCGCTGCACTCTCCGAGGAGCCCCGTCACCCTCCCGCTGCACTCTCCGAGGAGCCCCGTCACCCTCCCGCTGCACTCTCCGAGGAGCCCCGTCACCCTCCCGCTGCACTCTCCGAGGAGCCCCGTCACCCTCCCGCTGCACTCTGTCCAGTGTCTAGACAGTCTTCTGAACCTTTGGTAGAACATTCATATGCTCTACCCTCTGTGCTGAATGAAACTGTGGCTTATGGGAAGTCAATAAGAATGAAATGCCCTCACTGTGGTCTTAGTCTtcttaaaaaaaacttaaaggCTCACATGATGAGGAGGCATTCAAACAGATCACTGGATGTTTACCTGGCTTGTCAtctgcagtgtgtttgtgtagaTGAGACTACTGGCTTATTTGCTGTGCAGAGAACTGGCCATGGGTTTTCAGTGCCAGTTCACGTTCAGAGGAAAACATGGGGGAGATCTCACAGTGTCAGATGTGAGCTGGAGGAATGTCAGCAATATCAGTTGCTGGCTCAGCGGAGCGGACTAGGCTACAGTTTATGTGAGCACATTCGCTCACTAGATTACTGTAGAGAAACTGTGAAAGAGGTATTTCTTCAAGAAGCTATTTTGATGGAAATGGTGGTCCTGAAATTCTTCGGAAAGGACAAGGCTGCGGCATGCTTAAGGAGACAGACAGCTGCCCAGATGACACATGTTCCACTTTGTGTGAGGGTAGATTTTGGTGGATCCTCCTCACAGATATGTTTCTCTGTACTTGAGCCTGAAATACACAGTTTCTGCCGTCTTGGCAGAATATTTGTGACTTACAATGCTCAGAGGAATACCTGGCATTGTGCTTGTGCAAAGCCACGAATATCATGCCCTCATAAAAGCATTGCTAAATGGCATCTCtttcagacagagagagacctCTTCCAGTCAAATGTGCCACTATCATCAGGCCCCCCATCACTGATGACTCAGGAGGGTTCTTCCTGTGAGGACAATGCTGCTGCGGAAAGGAGTATCCGCTATatatttaaagagaaaaaaattccTCAATCTCTTCCAGAAGATGTCATGTCACAGAAAATGGAACATCAGAGACAGCTCATTCCTTTTGAAACTCTGTGCCAGGTGTGCCCAGACTACCATAAACTTGACGAGGCTGTTCTAATTACTAATAAAGCAAGGATTGTCAGCATGATGGGAATGATTGAGAGTAAGTTGTAATGAATCAGATTAAATCTGTGTGGAATTATGACTTATAATTGCTCCTATActaatgttttgaaattaatgtgGTTTGTCTTTAACAGATGTTTCAACATACCATAGATTGTGTCCTCAGTGCCACATGGTGTAcagataccaggagtggacggATGGGCTTCATAACTTTGACAACCACATCGTTTTATCTCTTGAACTCTGCCTTTTTCTGAGAGAAAATTTACAGGTGAGGATCACAAATAAATTGTACTCATCTGATGATTTcttaaaatgtgtttgtgtgtgtgagtatggtATGTTGTTGTATGCATACATTTGTGCCTAAATTTAAATATCTGTCTAATCACAATCTTCAATCTATTGTCATATTTCAGAACCATGTATCCGTGTCAAGGGTCATTGACTCATTGGAGGGCTTAAGAAGGGTGAAGTTTCCTTCTAGGGATATCATATTTCATGGTTATTGCCATTTTGAGGCTTTGACTGACACAGATTACATGTACTCCTGCATAAACTGTGGATTTCACCCCCCTGTGGTAGTTATGGACTTACACAGAAAAGGGGTGTTCAACTTAGCAGGTAAGTTTTATGTACATTTGTGTTTATAGTTCATGGAGTACGTACATGTTCCTGACTAGTCATTGTTATTATAGTGAGTGACCTCAAAGCCCCCCCTGAAGACTTCAGTGGTGAACATGACATTGAAGGTTTTTGGAGCTCTATTCACCTGGAGATGATAAGCCGTGAGTTTTTTCCAAGTAAGTGATGGCAAAAACTTATTTACAGTCATTCAGTGTTTTAACGTAATTTAgactgtaaataaaaacataccaTTTTTCTGTAGGCAGCGTGAAGAATCCATTTTCAGTTCCACCAACTTACACGCACTGGGCACCATGGATCGGGAGTGAAACTCGAAAGAGTGACATTGTGCTTAACACTGAGTTTAAAAAAGTAAGAACAAGCAGTTCACATGAAGCACAGCTTAGCAGTGTCACAGAGGAGCGTCTGTTTGATGAACTCACCAAACAAAAGGTAACATTGCTTTGAAGTTTTTAGAATATGTACAATAAAGCTCAGTGGTTGTTCCATTTACAGTTTTCCCTAATTACTGTCAGGTTGGAGTGGTGAGAAAATTGTGCAAAGCCTGCAACATCGACTCCAAAGGCTCCCGCTTTGATCTCATCACCAGACTGAGGGAGAAGATGAAGAGCAGGCAGACATATGATAAGGTCTTTCAAAGCATATGGGGTGCCTCTGGTAAGTATCACTTAGTGATTATAAGAAGTAGCATTAAATTATTGATTTACAATCACAGACACCTTGTTTAATCTTTTCTCGCAGGTGGATGGTCTGTAATACTATGTCCGCATGGCATTGTATACAGTATTAAATTTAATCTTCGTGCTGAAAGTCCCAGGGATTTTGCTGACCTTCTCCTGTCCTGGAAGCACATACCAAACATCTGCGTGTATGATTTTGCGAGGGGTTTGGCGGCACACACCAACTTGCGGGTTCCAAATCGAGTGCCATTTCATCCACATGAAGGTCGACTGGCTGAGCCCACTGAGGAAAATGTCAAGGCTGCACGGGATGGAAAATTGCGAGTGAATCTTCCATGGCTACATGAAAGGATGGACAGTGTAAATGAAAATCCTCATCCTATCACTGGATCATCCGACCATCATGTCCTGTATGACAGATTTCATGAGGGAAATACAAAAGATCCCAAGGACATATTACGTAGAATTCAACTTGTCCCAGAGCTGAAAGGTTGGCTGAACAGTCAAGTTGTTGAACAGTTCTTTGCAAGCATGAGGAAaaataattactttttaaataatatgaGTCCATCCACACATGTGTTTTTGATGAGAAATATAATTCATCATCATAACACTGTCACCAACAAGAAACTTCTGGAGAGGCAGTTAAGACATGGTCGACTTGGACAGATCAATATCTCATTGTCTGCACTGGGTCAAGCTGTCGTAGGTAAATGATACATGGATTTTCACAAGACCAGAAAGCTGTCATTGTTCACGGATTACATTTGTTCCTCACTGTGTGTATATTGCTGTTTTCTTTGTGTCCCTAGCCCTACAGTGCAGTAAACCCAGAGAAACCACAGAAACTGTGTTGAACCAAGCACCTTCAATTTCTGGTAACACTGGTACAATTTCTTATTTTGAATAGTGTTTGTTATATATAGGTGAAATGACAATCTTGCTCATAACAGATTTCCTTACCTGCTGTTTTAAATGCATTCCCTTATATAAATAGTGCTTGTTTTTCTTGCATGTGTATTCTTTAATATGCATTCTATGTAGTGTTTTGTATAAAACCTGTGGAAATCCCTATAGAACCTCTGGTACCAGTTGACGACAAGAAAAGCAATAGAACGTCAACAGATGCAACTCTTCCTGACCTGTGTGGACCACCGTGTAAAGCTCTGACAAAGCCTGAGAACATTTTGGCCAGCCGTTCATCGTGGTCTTTTGTACTGCACCCTGGTCAACAGCAGCTTGTATGTTAAAGTTTGAGTTTTCACATGTCACAAAGTAGTACTTTTAGTGCTTATTTGCTTTTCTCATCCACAGTGTATGATACTTATCTTTTTTTTAGCTCAACTATGTTCTGGACATCAGCAGACCCAAAGATGAGCTGATTGTTGAAACGTCTACTGGATGTCTCACACGGGCTGATTTTTGGACACTGGGTTTAAACGAACAAATGGAATCTACAgtaagtattttttatttggtctgtaaatgtattataataaagtgtacattaatttttaatctatttttttCAGGTTGGGAATGGCTGTTTTGAGCTTATCACCAAAATTGTTCAGTCAAAGgtactgtgtgtttgtatatgaaGATTTTTAAGCTTTATTTTAAAGAGtggttgttttaaatgtgctattTCACATTTTCTAGGGGATAAGCATTTACATTGAAAATCTTTATGTCACCCGGACTTGGCTTGCACCCTATGGCTGTGATCCATTGCAGTCCGTTCCTGTAAGTGTAccatcctttaaaaaaaaacaagtgatCATAATGAATTTTTATAGAAATTTAGCAAGAGTTTATATACTGAATACTTAAAAATATGATTCTGTTTCAGACTGATGCTCAGTGGATGGACATCATAGTTCTCCCTCTCTGGACACCTGGCCATTTCCAGTTGTGTGTAAGTCTTATTTTTTGCCACATACTAAAAttttgctgtgtgtctgtgatctaTTAAATTTAGATGACACATTTTCAAAAGTATTtctttactgtattttttatgATCTCTTGCAATGACATTGTTTGCAAGTTTGAAGTCCTGAGCAACTGTCTTTTAGGTACTGAAGCCACGTAAAAGAGAAATCCTCTTTCTTGACCCATTAAACACAAAGGCAGGATTTGGTGGCCAACAATATGTTTCACTTTTGAGGTCACATTTTTATAAGCTTGTTTGGTTTGTTCCAGAGTTTTCAGGAACCTGTTCAGTGTTCCAGGTTAAGTGCATCCCAGATCATGTTCTATTGATCTAGAGTgttcacacatacagtacatccaCATGCTTGCTTATAAACTATATCAGCAGGATGCATCACCTCTTGATTCTTTTTCTCATCTTCACATTCTGTTCAAATCAATGATGCTGTCTTTAGATGAGTTTCACACATTAATTGGCTTTTCAAAATCTTCTAGTGtttaacataaaacaaaaatcagttTATAAATTATGCCAAcctgaaaataaaactgaaattgcTATGTATGACACACTTTAACCAACTGCGAGCATGTGACTGTACTTTTACATTTTGTTGTGTCCAGGCCGTGTTCCTAAGGCCGTGTTCCTAAGGCCGTGTTCCTAAGGCCGTGTTCCTAAGGCCGTGTTCCTAAGGCCGTGTTCCTAAGGCCGTGTTCCTAAGGCCGTGTTCCTAAGGCCGTGTTCCTAAGGCCGTGTTCCTAAGGCCGTGTTCCTAAGGCCGTGTTCCTAAGGCTTGCACTTAAAGTTGGTGCTATTGGCAAATAGCATTTCACACCCATCATGATGATGTCTGTTAACTTGTGAATGTAATTGTCTTGGAAAAAGGAATCTTGCAGTGAAGATCATTCCAGGGCAGTGGTCAGAAaaaaatgggtttgacttgaaGGTATGTAAtggtgtgagtgtatggtgaaTTACATGAATTACGCTAGTCGTCTTTTAAGGGATTTTATTAATGAACCTTTATTTTCTCTGTAATAAAGGGTTTTCCGAGCCAAGACTTTGGAATTGACTGTGGGATCTTCATGCTAATGGTTATTTTTCTGTTATTCAGTTTTCCTTGAGATTCAtacaaaaattaaattaagctccaaaacaatgtaatttttattttttgtcccAAACAGTCTGCTCTCTACGTGGCACTGGATGCACCATTTGATTATACTATAGTAAGTATCCTATTTCATTTGAGAGCAATGGAGTCTTGAATCTTTTGAAAGTTGTTAAACATGTTTCATATTGATATTTTACAGTCAGACATGCCCTACTTGCGGAAATGGTGGTGCTTGCTGTTGATGGAGAACTTTGATCTCAGGAGGTATTTATATTTTGGCTTCTGTGCTATATTGTCTCAAGGTTTAGACACATTAACAATATCAAAATTTTCTGTTAAGCTATGGCAAGCTTTTTGCACACTGGAGAGAGGACGCCAAAGTTGTGCTTCAAGGACAACATGTGCCCATTTTCAGACTGAAAAAGCGCAAGTTACCGGAAGTCAGTCAGGTCAGTATTCACTTTAAACATTAGTGTAATTTAATGGTTAGTGACTTGACTCACTGTTAAAATAACCGTTCTGCTTCAGAGAATATCTAAATTTTTATCCCGATTTGCTTGACACAGGAGCCAGCAGTTGTTCAAGATCTGCATACTGCTGTGCAGTGGGTTGTCCAAAATAAGGCGCTTTTCCATGAACACGTAACCATGCCAAAATATCTGTCCTTAAATAAAGAGGACCAGCAGAGGGTCTTAAGAGAGATGCTGGAGGAAGAAGACACTGAAGCAAGGGACTTCTTCATCTTTGTTTTTCAGTGTGCGGAGGACATGGAGCTCTTTCTACAGGCATGTGTTGACGAGCAGGGGCTAAGGGTCAATGCTATGTTTGAAAAATAATGGACGGAGGAAGGCactggctgtttgtttttttttatgtgttgtttttttcaatgtaaataaaaaattacaattaaacTTATTTCAAAATTTTGTTCACTTGTTTCCATGTTCATACTTATAgttgaactttattgatccccatggggaaattatACTActacaatttaaaataaaagattaCAGTGCAAATA
This window of the Paramormyrops kingsleyae isolate MSU_618 chromosome 1, PKINGS_0.4, whole genome shotgun sequence genome carries:
- the LOC140592607 gene encoding uncharacterized protein, translating into MHISICDSASKPALQECTTCCRRLFHCPLCPTFSPTVRAKMEEHINGHIKNALPFKDKIICRCRLPCRRTGHFHCPVCNRTIIRRRDMARHLLSCQHSSITSQPPLSGLLPAALSEEPRLPPAALSEEPRLPPAALSEEPRLPPAALSEEPRLPPAALSEEPRLPPAALSEEPRHPPAALSEEPRHPPAALSEEPRHPPAALSEEPRHPPAALSEEPRHPPAALSEEPRHPPAALSEEPRHPPAALCPVSRQSSEPLVEHSYALPSVLNETVAYGKSIRMKCPHCGLSLLKKNLKAHMMRRHSNRSLDVYLACHLQCVCVDETTGLFAVQRTGHGFSVPVHVQRKTWGRSHSVRCELEECQQYQLLAQRSGLGYSLCEHIRSLDYCRETVKEVFLQEAILMEMVVLKFFGKDKAAACLRRQTAAQMTHVPLCVRVDFGGSSSQICFSVLEPEIHSFCRLGRIFVTYNAQRNTWHCACAKPRISCPHKSIAKWHLFQTERDLFQSNVPLSSGPPSLMTQEGSSCEDNAAAERSIRYIFKEKKIPQSLPEDVMSQKMEHQRQLIPFETLCQVCPDYHKLDEAVLITNKARIVSMMGMIENVSTYHRLCPQCHMVYRYQEWTDGLHNFDNHIVLSLELCLFLRENLQNHVSVSRVIDSLEGLRRVKFPSRDIIFHGYCHFEALTDTDYMYSCINCGFHPPVVVMDLHRKGVFNLAVSDLKAPPEDFSGEHDIEGFWSSIHLEMISREFFPSSVKNPFSVPPTYTHWAPWIGSETRKSDIVLNTEFKKVRTSSSHEAQLSSVTEERLFDELTKQKVGVVRKLCKACNIDSKGSRFDLITRLREKMKSRQTYDKVFQSIWGASGGWSVILCPHGIVYSIKFNLRAESPRDFADLLLSWKHIPNICVYDFARGLAAHTNLRVPNRVPFHPHEGRLAEPTEENVKAARDGKLRVNLPWLHERMDSVNENPHPITGSSDHHVLYDRFHEGNTKDPKDILRRIQLVPELKGWLNSQVVEQFFASMRKNNYFLNNMSPSTHVFLMRNIIHHHNTVTNKKLLERQLRHGRLGQINISLSALGQAVVALQCSKPRETTETVLNQAPSISEPLVPVDDKKSNRTSTDATLPDLCGPPCKALTKPENILASRSSWSFVLHPGQQQLLNYVLDISRPKDELIVETSTGCLTRADFWTLGLNEQMESTVGNGCFELITKIVQSKGISIYIENLYVTRTWLAPYGCDPLQSVPTDAQWMDIIVLPLWTPGHFQLCVSLIFCHILKFCCVSVIY
- the LOC140592609 gene encoding structural maintenance of chromosomes protein 5-like, yielding MLMSALYVALDAPFDYTISDMPYLRKWWCLLLMENFDLRSYGKLFAHWREDAKVVLQGQHVPIFRLKKRKLPEVSQEPAVVQDLHTAVQWVVQNKALFHEHVTMPKYLSLNKEDQQRVLREMLEEEDTEARDFFIFVFQCAEDMELFLQACVDEQGLRVNAMFEK